Proteins co-encoded in one Paracoccus aestuarii genomic window:
- the prmC gene encoding peptide chain release factor N(5)-glutamine methyltransferase, giving the protein MRLSDAQAQGAALLRAAGVEGASRDADRILAAVLGIEPGQLRITDDRLLSATESGEFNRGIAARALRQPVAQITGFRDFWAHRFKVTRDTLDPRPETEALVEAALARPWDSVLDLGTGTGAILISVLAARPGARGTGTDISEAALQVARFNARRIGVDARFRQADWFQGVEGRFDLILSNPPYIAQAEMAGLAPDVRDWEPHQALTDGGDGLGAYRAIAAGACDHLTPKGAVLVEIGPSQGAAVSALFAQAGAAVRVLPDLDGRDRVVLADFARKQAG; this is encoded by the coding sequence ATGAGGCTGTCTGACGCCCAGGCCCAAGGGGCCGCCCTGCTGCGCGCGGCGGGCGTCGAGGGTGCGTCCCGCGACGCCGACCGCATCCTGGCCGCGGTGCTGGGGATCGAGCCCGGCCAGCTGCGCATCACCGACGACCGCCTGCTGAGCGCCACCGAATCGGGCGAGTTCAACCGCGGCATCGCCGCCCGTGCCCTGCGCCAGCCTGTGGCCCAGATCACCGGGTTCCGCGATTTCTGGGCGCATCGCTTCAAGGTCACACGCGACACGCTGGACCCCCGCCCCGAGACCGAAGCCTTGGTCGAGGCCGCGCTGGCCCGCCCGTGGGACAGCGTGCTGGACCTGGGAACGGGGACGGGGGCGATCCTGATCTCGGTTCTGGCGGCGCGTCCGGGGGCGCGGGGCACGGGGACCGACATCTCGGAGGCGGCGCTGCAGGTGGCGCGGTTCAACGCGCGCCGGATCGGCGTCGATGCACGGTTCCGGCAGGCGGACTGGTTCCAGGGGGTCGAGGGGCGGTTCGACCTGATCCTGTCCAACCCCCCCTATATCGCCCAGGCCGAGATGGCCGGGCTGGCGCCCGATGTGCGCGACTGGGAACCGCATCAGGCGCTGACCGATGGCGGCGACGGGCTGGGGGCCTATCGCGCGATCGCGGCGGGCGCCTGCGACCATCTGACGCCCAAGGGCGCCGTTCTGGTCGAGATCGGGCCCAGCCAGGGGGCGGCGGTCTCGGCGCTTTTTGCGCAGGCGGGGGCGGCGGTGCGCGTGCTGCCGGACCTGGACGGGCGCGACCGGGTGGTTCTGGCGGATTTCGCGCGAAAACAGGCCGGTTGA
- a CDS encoding DUF4167 domain-containing protein: MRSSKSRSRSKSNRQRTLGNIVNRVFDSSGPEGKVRGTPQQIIEKYLTLARDAQLSGDRVAEQSFFQHAEHYTRMLGEAQREMAERQGQNGQGQGGQGQNGHHQPRHGDDEGQPRDNHGRDHQPRDNQGRDNQGRDHQGRDSQSRDHQPRDHQPRDHQNRDHQRREPEAEARPAPAETRPEPQPESRPEPVQPALPDVSAGDDQGSHPVATPESQDAPKTPRPRSTRARTPRSPAGTTPTRSRRKPAAEGDAPAPAPEPQGDPQD; this comes from the coding sequence ATGAGATCATCCAAATCCCGCTCGCGTAGCAAATCGAACCGCCAGCGCACGCTGGGGAACATCGTCAACCGCGTCTTCGACAGCTCGGGGCCGGAAGGGAAGGTGCGTGGCACCCCCCAGCAGATCATCGAGAAATACCTGACCCTGGCGCGCGACGCCCAGCTGTCCGGCGACCGCGTCGCCGAGCAGAGCTTCTTCCAGCATGCCGAACACTATACCCGCATGCTGGGCGAGGCGCAGCGCGAAATGGCCGAGCGGCAGGGCCAGAACGGTCAAGGCCAAGGCGGGCAGGGCCAGAACGGCCATCACCAGCCGCGCCATGGCGATGACGAGGGCCAGCCCCGCGACAATCACGGTCGCGACCATCAGCCCCGCGACAACCAGGGCCGCGATAACCAAGGTCGTGATCATCAGGGGCGCGACAGCCAGTCCCGCGATCACCAACCCCGCGATCATCAGCCCCGCGATCACCAGAACCGGGACCATCAGCGCCGCGAGCCGGAGGCGGAGGCCCGCCCCGCCCCGGCCGAGACGCGCCCCGAGCCGCAGCCGGAATCCCGGCCCGAGCCGGTGCAGCCGGCCCTGCCGGATGTCAGCGCCGGGGACGATCAGGGATCGCATCCCGTCGCCACCCCGGAAAGCCAGGACGCGCCCAAGACGCCGCGCCCGCGCAGCACCCGGGCCCGTACCCCGCGCAGCCCGGCGGGCACCACGCCCACTCGCAGCCGCCGCAAGCCCGCGGCCGAGGGCGATGCCCCGGCCCCCGCGCCCGAACCGCAGGGCGATCCGCAGGATTGA